The proteins below come from a single Flavobacteriales bacterium genomic window:
- a CDS encoding leucyl aminopeptidase: MNAAFDGTVRARDLSNEPLSTLTAARYAEIMKEWGGELGIKVTVLEKKQIESLKMGGLLAVNRGSIDPPTFTIMEWSPEDAINEKPVVLVGKGVVYDTGGLSLKPTANSMDFMKVDMAGSAAVVGAMVALAETKLPIRVIGLVPATDNRPGENAYAPGDVIKMFDGTTVEVLNTDAEGRMIMADALAYAKKFDPELVIDLATLTGSAAMAIGKYGVVAMGNADEPVWKELHRAADSVHERLAVFPFWSEYRELLDSDIADLKNIGGPEGGAITAGKFLEHFTDYPYVHFDIAGPAWLKKKDKYRTKNATGVGVRLLFEYFLQRTRYNER; this comes from the coding sequence TTGAATGCCGCTTTTGACGGAACCGTTCGAGCCAGAGATTTGAGCAACGAACCGCTTAGCACATTGACCGCTGCGCGTTATGCCGAAATCATGAAGGAGTGGGGCGGTGAGCTAGGTATCAAGGTGACCGTTCTGGAGAAAAAGCAGATAGAGTCATTGAAGATGGGAGGGCTTTTGGCTGTGAACCGGGGGAGTATCGATCCTCCGACCTTTACCATCATGGAGTGGAGTCCCGAGGACGCCATCAACGAAAAACCAGTTGTGCTGGTAGGCAAAGGAGTGGTTTACGACACCGGAGGACTTTCGCTGAAACCAACGGCCAATAGCATGGATTTCATGAAAGTCGACATGGCCGGATCCGCGGCTGTTGTTGGCGCAATGGTTGCCTTGGCCGAAACAAAATTGCCCATTCGCGTGATCGGATTGGTTCCGGCCACGGACAATAGGCCGGGCGAGAATGCGTATGCTCCGGGCGACGTGATTAAAATGTTCGATGGCACTACGGTAGAAGTATTGAACACCGACGCTGAAGGCCGAATGATCATGGCCGATGCCCTGGCCTACGCAAAGAAATTCGACCCCGAGCTGGTCATCGATTTGGCTACCCTGACCGGATCGGCTGCAATGGCGATCGGCAAGTACGGTGTAGTGGCCATGGGAAATGCCGACGAACCCGTTTGGAAAGAGCTTCATCGAGCGGCGGATTCGGTCCACGAGCGCTTGGCCGTATTCCCTTTCTGGTCGGAATACCGAGAGCTGCTCGACAGCGACATTGCCGACCTCAAGAATATTGGTGGCCCAGAGGGCGGAGCTATTACAGCGGGTAAATTCCTGGAGCACTTCACGGACTATCCGTACGTTCATTTCGACATTGCCGGACCCGCATGGCTCAAAAAGAAAGATAAGTACCGAACCAAGAATGCAACCGGAGTGGGTGTGCGATTATTGTTTGAGTACTTCTTGCAACGCACGCGTTACAATGAGCGATAA